Genomic segment of Pirellulales bacterium:
CGCCAGCCTCGGCTTCGTGATCATCTGTCTCGACGTGACGGTGGTGAACGTCGCGCTCGAACGCATTCGGCAAGCCTTGTCCGCCAGTGCCACCGAGCTGGAATGGGTGCTCAATGCATACACGCTCGCGTTCGCCTGCCTTCTGCTCAGCGCGGGTGCGCTCGGTGATCGGCTGGGCGGGCGGCGCGTGTTCGTCGGCGGCCTGGCGCTGTTTACCGTGGCGTCGGTCGCGTGCGGCTTCTCAAGCGGGGCGGCCACGCTTATCGTCGCGCGGGTCGCACAGGGGATCGCGGCGGCGTTGTGCGTGCCTTCGTCGCTGTCGCTGCTCAACGCAAGCTTTCCCGACCCACGGGCGCGAGCGAAGGCCGTCAGCATCTGGGCCGGGACGGCCGCGCTGGCGCTCGGCGCCGGTCCTGTCGTGGGCGGCGCGCTGGTCGACTGTTTCGGCTGGCGGAGCATCTTTCTGATCAACTTGCCCATAGGGCTCATCGGCATCTGGCTAACGCTGGGTTATGCGCCCGAGACGATCCGTAATGCAGGGCGTCGCTTCGATCTGGCCGGGCAACTGCTGGCGGTGATTGCGCTTGGCGCGCTGATGTTCGCGGTCGTCGAAAGCGGAACGCTGGGCTGGGGAAATGCGGCTGTGCTGGCGGGTATCGTCTGTTTCGTCGTGTTCGGCGTGCTGTTCGTGCTGGTCGAAAAATGGCAACGGCAGCCGATGCTCCCGCTTTCACTGTTCCAGATACCCGCCGTCAATGTGAGTTCGGCGATAGGGCTCTCGCTCAACTTCGGCTATTACGGCCTGATGTTCGCGATGAGCCTGTTCTTTCAGAGCGTGTGGGGCTATACGCCAATCCAGACGGGCCTGGCTTTCCTGCCGATGACCGCCGTCGTGACGGTGGCCAATCTCACGTCCGGCGCGTTGACCGCACGCTTTGGCTATCGTTTTCCGATGGTGGCCGGCCAGGTGCTCGCGGCGGCCGGCCTTCTATCGCTCCGGCTGATCGGCAGCAATAGCAGTTACCTGGCGATCACGGCCCCGTTGCTCGCGATCGGAGTCGGAGTCGCGCTGGCCGTACCGTCGATCAATACCGCGGTGCTCGAGAATGTCGATGCGCGATCCGTCGGCATCGCGTCGGGTGTGCTGAACACGGCGCGTCAAATTGGAGGCGCGCTCGGCGTGGGTATCTTCGGATCGCTCGTGGTCGGCACGGCCGGCGACCTCGTCAAAGGTCTGCATACGTCCGTCCTGGTGGCGGGGGTTTTGATGACGGCCGGGGTCGTCCTGACGATCGTCGGGTTGAAACCCTCACGCGCCAATCAGTTCTACGACCCGGCATGATCAGCAGTGCGCTGGGCGGAGATCGCAATTGCTCCGCCCTTCTTGTGCTGCATTGCTGCCAGCTTTTCCGCGTCGGACGCAATCACTTGCTTGCCAACTACTTGTCGTCGTCAGAATCTTCGGCGTGTATTAGGCGCCACTTTCGGACTGTAGCGATCAACTCACACCGGGCACCGCGTTAAAGTTTTTGCCAGCGGCGGGCCCGCTTCGAGATCGCTTGCCTCAGCGGTCAAATCTCTGTCTCCTGCATACGGCGTTCAAGCTCACCCATGTCGGCGGCGGACGCAAGATACGCGTCGCGACGACTGTATTCGGCTCGCTCAAGCGCCTTCTTCAACAACGGGTATAGATAGATGAACAGGATGAACACTGCGTCCTCCGGTTGGCCTGGTCGATTGCGTACCGCCCTGAACGGGGCGCGGCACATGGGGTCCAGGCGTGCATCCGGTGCGGGACATCTGAATTCGATTGATGCGCGGTGCTTGCTACGGCTGGGACGCTGCTTGATGCAGAGTCCATGCCACGTGGCGGCCAAGCTTGTCTGGCGCGGGTTTCAGCGCTATCGGCGGGATTCGGAGCGGCGAAGTGTTGTCGTGTGGCCGACGAATGTCGAGTGACAGTCGGATCGTGCCAGACATGTGTTCGATGCGGTATCGCGCGGTGCTTTGTTACCGCTTGCAGAAAACGGAATTGGGCAGACCAGGCATCATTACAAATTAAAGTGTTACTAACGAATTCGGTGATGCACCAGATGACGCGGAGCCTAATAACCTAATAAATCAGACTCGCCGGATTCGTCACGCGAATTCGTTGATTTTGCCGGAGTGTGAGAGCGCCCGCGTTGCACCGGTTGA
This window contains:
- a CDS encoding MFS transporter — its product is ASLGFVIICLDVTVVNVALERIRQALSASATELEWVLNAYTLAFACLLLSAGALGDRLGGRRVFVGGLALFTVASVACGFSSGAATLIVARVAQGIAAALCVPSSLSLLNASFPDPRARAKAVSIWAGTAALALGAGPVVGGALVDCFGWRSIFLINLPIGLIGIWLTLGYAPETIRNAGRRFDLAGQLLAVIALGALMFAVVESGTLGWGNAAVLAGIVCFVVFGVLFVLVEKWQRQPMLPLSLFQIPAVNVSSAIGLSLNFGYYGLMFAMSLFFQSVWGYTPIQTGLAFLPMTAVVTVANLTSGALTARFGYRFPMVAGQVLAAAGLLSLRLIGSNSSYLAITAPLLAIGVGVALAVPSINTAVLENVDARSVGIASGVLNTARQIGGALGVGIFGSLVVGTAGDLVKGLHTSVLVAGVLMTAGVVLTIVGLKPSRANQFYDPA
- a CDS encoding DUF3563 family protein, with translation MFILFIYLYPLLKKALERAEYSRRDAYLASAADMGELERRMQETEI